From Primulina tabacum isolate GXHZ01 chromosome 2, ASM2559414v2, whole genome shotgun sequence, one genomic window encodes:
- the LOC142537637 gene encoding uncharacterized protein LOC142537637, giving the protein MNQTTGRRSFAQVQQKLKKEKVRPLSRVELFHACFTHANGSPSSNIVTEKLAAMKELENQLPEDEDDQIGQNDVFAQIIGPDRPGRVRMLGDGVNPSDLWGEVPSRSTCNRIVMEQKKKLEKWMSKLENKANTLQC; this is encoded by the exons ATGAATCAGACAACTGGAAGAAGATCTTTCGCTCAAGTGCAACAAAAATTG aaaaaagaaaaagtgcGACCTCTATCAAGAGTTGAATTATTTCATGCCTGTTTCACTCATGCTAATGGAAGTCCCTCAAGCAACATTGTGACAGAAAAATTG GCTGCAATGAAAGAACTAGAAAATCAACTTCCTGAAGATGAGGATGATCAAATTGGTCAAAATGACGTATTTGCTCAAATCATTGGACCAGATAGACCAGGCCGAGTGCGTATGCTTGGTGATGGTGTTAACCCATCTGATTTATGGGGAGAAGTTCCAAGCCGTAGTACATGCAATCGAATAGTGATGGAGCAAAAGAAAAAGTTAGAAAAATGGATGAGCAAATTAGAAAACAAGGCCAACACATTGCAATGTTAG